The following coding sequences are from one Chromatiales bacterium window:
- a CDS encoding fimbria/pilus periplasmic chaperone: MRATYARVFPLFASICLGVAVAADPPAPPPQVAISPPNIELALDAAGASGAVKVHNLGTEPIEVQVSTANWRLDDDSQVEIIAPQEQSLDSWMIINPLRFTVAPKRSQTVRFAVRPRVEPAPGEHRGMIYFDQVLPPAPAKTGIRFRFRYGVAVYGLVEPVHRNTRLHRVAVEDTARGRDLVLDIESVGNANVRPKGDYQVFAAGPGDAATVLESGPLPTRPVLPGTRRMLRQTIGKSLPAGQYRVRLSGAIADQTLDQSLAFEVRPPERTGAGAR; encoded by the coding sequence ATGCGCGCCACCTACGCCCGAGTTTTTCCGCTGTTCGCATCAATCTGTCTTGGTGTTGCAGTGGCCGCCGATCCACCGGCACCGCCCCCACAGGTCGCGATCAGCCCGCCGAACATCGAGCTTGCCCTGGATGCGGCTGGCGCCAGCGGTGCGGTGAAGGTGCATAACCTCGGCACCGAGCCGATCGAGGTGCAGGTTTCGACCGCGAACTGGCGGCTGGACGACGACAGCCAAGTGGAGATCATCGCACCACAGGAGCAGTCGCTCGATTCCTGGATGATCATCAATCCCCTGCGCTTCACGGTGGCGCCAAAACGTTCGCAGACGGTGCGGTTCGCGGTTCGTCCGCGCGTCGAACCGGCGCCGGGCGAACATCGCGGAATGATCTATTTCGACCAGGTTCTGCCGCCCGCGCCCGCGAAAACCGGCATCCGTTTTCGTTTCCGCTACGGAGTGGCCGTCTACGGGCTCGTGGAACCGGTCCATCGCAACACGCGATTGCACCGGGTTGCGGTCGAGGATACGGCGCGTGGACGTGATCTCGTGCTCGACATCGAAAGCGTGGGCAACGCCAATGTACGCCCGAAAGGCGACTACCAGGTGTTTGCGGCCGGGCCCGGCGATGCCGCGACGGTGCTGGAGTCGGGCCCCCTGCCCACGCGACCCGTGCTCCCCGGCACACGTCGCATGCTGCGCCAAACCATTGGCAAATCGCTGCCCGCGGGGCAGTACCGCGTACGGCTGAGCGGCGCCATCGCGGACCAGACACTGGATCAGTCGCTCGCCTTCGAGGTGCGCCCACCAGAGCGCACGGGCGCGGGCGCGCGCTGA
- the hemN gene encoding oxygen-independent coproporphyrinogen III oxidase, protein MDKIVFDPELIRRHDRPGPRYTSYPTAVEFSDDFSEADYKRHARETNHDPIPSPLSLYFHIPFCAHVCFYCGCSKIVTRQRERALPYLERLKREIEMQAELFDRDRGVDQLHFGGGTPTFLSIDQLRDLIAHIGRHFSLRSDDSGDYSIEIDPREADGQMIADLRGLGLNRISIGVQDFDPRVQEAVHREQPIELVQAIIDAAREEKYRSVNFDLIYGLPFQTVQTFRETLDRVIELGPDRIAVFNYAHLPERFKPQRRIRAEDLPSPAEKIEILQSTIERLTGAGYRFIGMDHFARPHDELARAQRQNRLHRNFQGYTERPECTLVGMGMTAIGDLGTAYAQNARTLDAYVAAIDQGRLPIERGVALNRDDLVRRRVIMDLICNLRTDLTDVCDCFAIENADYFTAALERLGEFAADDMVRIDGKVVQVLDRGRLLVRNICGAFDRYRGESTPQPNRFSRVI, encoded by the coding sequence ATGGACAAGATCGTTTTCGACCCGGAACTGATTCGCCGCCACGACCGGCCGGGGCCGCGCTATACCTCGTATCCGACCGCGGTCGAGTTTTCGGACGATTTTTCCGAGGCCGATTACAAGCGGCACGCGCGCGAAACCAATCACGACCCAATCCCCTCGCCGCTGTCGCTGTATTTCCACATCCCGTTCTGCGCGCACGTCTGCTTCTACTGCGGCTGCTCGAAGATTGTCACCCGCCAACGCGAACGTGCGTTGCCGTATCTCGAGCGCCTCAAGCGCGAGATCGAAATGCAGGCGGAACTGTTCGACCGCGACCGTGGCGTGGACCAACTGCATTTCGGCGGCGGCACGCCGACCTTCCTGAGCATCGACCAACTGCGCGATCTCATTGCGCACATCGGCCGGCATTTCAGCCTGCGCAGCGACGACAGCGGCGACTACTCGATCGAGATCGACCCGCGCGAGGCCGATGGCCAGATGATCGCGGACCTGCGCGGTCTCGGCCTCAACCGGATCAGCATCGGCGTGCAGGATTTCGACCCGCGCGTGCAGGAGGCCGTACACCGCGAGCAGCCGATCGAACTCGTGCAGGCGATCATCGACGCCGCGCGCGAGGAAAAGTACCGCTCGGTGAACTTCGATCTGATCTACGGCCTGCCGTTTCAGACCGTGCAGACCTTCCGCGAAACTCTGGACCGCGTGATCGAACTCGGCCCGGACCGCATCGCGGTGTTCAACTATGCGCACCTGCCCGAACGCTTCAAGCCGCAGCGCCGCATCCGCGCCGAGGACCTGCCATCACCCGCGGAAAAAATCGAGATCCTGCAATCCACGATCGAACGTCTGACCGGCGCGGGCTATCGTTTCATCGGCATGGATCATTTCGCGCGCCCGCACGACGAACTCGCCCGCGCGCAGCGCCAGAACCGCCTGCACCGCAACTTTCAGGGCTACACCGAGCGCCCGGAGTGCACGCTTGTAGGTATGGGCATGACGGCGATCGGTGATCTCGGCACGGCGTATGCGCAGAACGCGCGCACGCTGGACGCCTACGTCGCCGCAATCGACCAGGGCCGACTGCCGATCGAGCGTGGCGTTGCGCTGAATCGCGACGATCTCGTGCGCCGCCGCGTGATCATGGACCTGATCTGCAACCTGCGCACCGATCTGACGGATGTCTGCGACTGTTTTGCCATCGAAAACGCCGATTATTTCACCGCGGCGCTGGAGCGTCTGGGCGAATTCGCCGCCGATGACATGGTGCGTATCGACGGCAAAGTCGTGCAGGTGCTCGATCGCGGCCGGCTGCTGGTACGCAACATCTGCGGGGCGTTCGACCGCTATCGCGGTGAATCCACACCCCAGCCCAACCGCTTCTCGCGTGTGATCTGA
- a CDS encoding P-II family nitrogen regulator — protein sequence MRFKLLIALVQDERTEAVLQAAREAGATGATVITSARGEGLEPTRSFLGLSLETPRDVVMLLVEEHRSRAILEHIAQVARFDADPGSGIAFQIAVEDAVGISQQMNVLLQEVEDEL from the coding sequence ATGAGATTCAAGTTATTGATCGCACTGGTACAAGACGAGCGAACCGAGGCCGTCCTCCAGGCCGCGCGCGAGGCCGGCGCCACCGGCGCCACGGTCATCACGAGCGCCCGCGGCGAAGGCCTGGAGCCCACCCGCTCGTTTCTGGGTCTGTCACTGGAAACGCCGCGCGATGTGGTCATGCTGCTGGTCGAGGAACATCGCAGCCGCGCGATTCTGGAGCACATCGCGCAGGTGGCCCGGTTCGACGCCGATCCCGGCTCGGGCATCGCGTTTCAGATCGCGGTCGAGGACGCGGTTGGAATTTCCCAGCAGATGAACGTACTGCTTCAAGAAGTGGAGGACGAACTATGA
- the gltX gene encoding glutamate--tRNA ligase: MTVRTRFAPSPTGYLHVGGARTALFSYLYARRHGGVFVLRIEDTDRERSTAESVNAILEGMAWLGLEYDEGPFYQTERFDRYNAIIDELLGAGHAYRCDCSRERLDELRESQRAAGLKPRYDGRCRARNVSATSEHVVRFRNPDAGTVVVDDLIRGPVAFDNAELDDLVIRRSDGTPTYNLSVVADDLDMRITHVIRGDDHLNNTPRQINLLRAIGAELPRYAHVPMILGDDGQRLSKRHGAVSVIQFRDDGFLPEALLNHLVRLGWSHGDQELFTLDEMIGHFDLGAVNKAAASFNTDKLSWFNQHYLKSADTGHIATLLRRHLGALGIDPDDGPPVAEVVTAQRERATTLVEMATQSAMYFRDFDDFDADAAKAHLRPVALPALEAVRAELAKLDAWDGAEAWARVQQVAETMQLKVGKVAQPLRVAVTGRAASPSIDVTLALIGRDATLRRLDRAIEFTRAREAVA, encoded by the coding sequence ATGACCGTCCGCACCCGTTTTGCCCCGAGCCCGACCGGCTATCTGCATGTCGGTGGCGCCCGCACGGCGCTGTTCAGCTACCTGTATGCACGCCGCCATGGCGGGGTTTTCGTGCTGCGCATCGAGGACACCGACCGCGAGCGCTCCACGGCCGAATCCGTCAACGCCATCCTCGAAGGCATGGCCTGGCTGGGGCTGGAATACGACGAGGGGCCGTTCTACCAGACCGAACGATTCGACCGGTACAACGCGATCATCGACGAGTTGTTGGGGGCAGGGCATGCCTACCGCTGCGACTGCTCGCGTGAGCGGCTCGACGAACTGCGCGAATCGCAGCGCGCCGCCGGGCTCAAGCCGCGTTACGACGGTCGCTGTCGCGCACGCAATGTTTCGGCCACCAGTGAACACGTCGTGCGGTTTCGTAACCCGGATGCCGGCACGGTCGTCGTCGATGACCTGATCCGTGGACCGGTCGCCTTCGACAACGCCGAGCTGGACGATCTGGTGATCCGCCGCAGCGACGGTACGCCGACCTACAATCTCAGCGTCGTGGCCGACGATCTGGACATGCGCATCACGCATGTGATCCGCGGCGACGATCATCTGAACAACACGCCGCGGCAGATCAACCTGCTGCGAGCGATCGGCGCCGAGCTGCCGCGCTATGCCCACGTGCCGATGATTCTCGGCGATGACGGCCAGCGCCTGTCCAAGCGCCACGGCGCGGTCAGCGTCATCCAGTTCCGCGACGATGGCTTTCTGCCGGAGGCGCTGCTCAATCATCTGGTGCGGCTCGGCTGGTCGCATGGCGATCAGGAGCTGTTCACGCTCGACGAGATGATCGGCCACTTCGATCTCGGCGCGGTGAACAAGGCCGCCGCTTCGTTCAACACCGACAAGCTGAGCTGGTTCAACCAGCACTATCTGAAAAGCGCGGACACCGGGCACATCGCGACGCTGCTACGGCGGCATCTAGGCGCACTCGGCATCGATCCGGACGACGGACCGCCCGTTGCGGAGGTCGTCACCGCGCAGCGCGAGCGCGCGACGACACTCGTCGAGATGGCCACGCAAAGTGCCATGTATTTTCGCGATTTCGATGACTTTGACGCCGATGCCGCCAAGGCCCATCTGCGTCCGGTCGCACTGCCGGCGCTCGAGGCCGTGCGCGCGGAACTGGCGAAACTTGACGCATGGGACGGCGCCGAGGCCTGGGCGCGCGTCCAGCAGGTCGCTGAAACGATGCAGCTCAAGGTCGGCAAGGTCGCGCAGCCTTTGCGCGTCGCCGTCACCGGGCGCGCCGCATCACCATCGATCGATGTGACACTGGCGCTGATCGGCCGCGACGCCACGCTGCGAAGGCTGGATCGCGCAATCGAATTCACGCGCGCACGGGAAGCGGTGGCATGA
- a CDS encoding glutamine--tRNA ligase/YqeY domain fusion protein translates to MSATEADRPAHFIRQIIEDDLAAGRHRRIVTRFPPEPNGYLHIGHAKSICLNFGLALDYPDSICNLRFDDTNPAKEDVEFVDSIQNDVRWLGFDWDDRLYFASDYFERIHDCAVALIRAGRAYVCDLSPDETREYRGTLTEPGRDSPYRERSVEENLALFGEMRAGAFPDGSRTLRARIDMASGNINLRDPVLYRIKHGAVHHQTGATWSIYPSYDFTHPLSDAFECVTHSLCTLEFEDHRPLYDWVIENCATECRPRQIEFSRLELEYTVLSKRHLTRLVNEKHVSGWDDPRMPTIAGLRRRGYTPRAIRLFCDRIGITKAANQVELSLLENTVREDLDTHAPRRMAVLDPLKLVIDNWPAGETVTLHVPNHPKDAAMGERTIEFGGELWIDRADFRPEANKKFKRLVLGGEVRLRNAFVIRCDSIEHDEDGSIRKLHCSYDPETLGADPVGRKVRGVIHWVNAATAVHAEVRLYDRLFTVARPGAGGADFVDQLNPESLVVRQHAKLEPLLASAEPEQPWQFEREGYFCRDKTNTEDGQPVFNRVVPLRDTRGAQDNEAG, encoded by the coding sequence ATGAGCGCGACCGAAGCGGACCGCCCGGCGCACTTCATCCGCCAGATCATCGAGGATGATCTCGCCGCCGGCCGGCATCGTCGCATCGTCACACGCTTTCCGCCGGAGCCAAACGGTTATCTGCATATCGGCCATGCAAAGTCGATCTGCCTGAATTTCGGTCTGGCGCTGGATTACCCGGATTCGATCTGCAACCTGCGCTTCGACGACACGAATCCGGCGAAAGAGGATGTCGAATTCGTCGACTCCATCCAGAACGACGTGCGCTGGCTCGGCTTCGACTGGGACGACCGGCTGTACTTTGCGTCTGATTACTTCGAGCGGATCCACGACTGCGCGGTTGCGCTGATCCGCGCGGGCAGGGCCTACGTCTGTGATCTCAGCCCGGACGAAACGCGCGAATACCGTGGCACGCTGACCGAACCCGGTCGCGACAGTCCGTATCGAGAACGATCCGTTGAAGAAAACCTCGCGCTGTTCGGCGAGATGCGCGCCGGCGCCTTCCCGGACGGCTCGCGCACGCTGCGCGCCCGCATCGACATGGCATCGGGCAACATCAACCTGCGCGATCCCGTGCTCTACCGCATCAAGCACGGAGCCGTACATCACCAGACCGGCGCGACCTGGTCGATCTACCCGAGCTACGACTTCACGCATCCGCTATCGGATGCGTTCGAGTGCGTGACGCATTCGCTGTGCACGCTGGAGTTCGAGGATCACCGGCCGCTGTACGACTGGGTGATCGAAAACTGCGCGACCGAATGTCGGCCGCGACAGATCGAGTTCTCGCGTCTGGAACTCGAGTACACCGTGCTGTCGAAACGCCACCTCACCCGGCTTGTGAACGAAAAGCACGTTTCCGGTTGGGACGATCCGCGCATGCCGACCATCGCCGGTCTGCGCCGACGCGGTTATACGCCGCGCGCCATTCGCCTGTTCTGTGACCGCATCGGGATTACCAAGGCGGCGAACCAGGTCGAGCTGTCGCTGCTGGAAAACACCGTGCGCGAGGATCTGGACACCCACGCACCACGGCGCATGGCCGTGCTCGATCCGCTGAAACTCGTGATCGACAACTGGCCGGCCGGCGAAACCGTCACGCTCCACGTGCCGAACCATCCGAAAGACGCCGCGATGGGCGAACGCACGATCGAATTCGGCGGAGAACTGTGGATCGACCGCGCGGACTTCCGGCCCGAGGCGAACAAGAAGTTCAAGCGTCTGGTGCTGGGCGGCGAGGTTCGGCTGCGCAATGCGTTCGTCATCCGCTGTGACTCGATCGAGCACGACGAGGACGGCAGCATTCGCAAACTGCATTGCAGCTACGACCCGGAAACGCTCGGCGCCGATCCGGTCGGGCGCAAGGTGCGCGGCGTCATCCACTGGGTGAATGCCGCGACGGCCGTGCATGCGGAAGTCCGGCTGTACGACCGGCTGTTCACGGTTGCGCGTCCAGGGGCCGGTGGCGCGGATTTCGTCGATCAGCTCAACCCTGAATCACTGGTCGTGCGCCAGCACGCGAAACTCGAACCGCTGCTGGCCAGCGCCGAACCCGAACAGCCCTGGCAGTTCGAGCGCGAGGGCTACTTCTGCCGCGACAAGACGAACACCGAGGACGGGCAACCGGTCTTCAACCGCGTCGTACCCCTGCGCGACACCCGCGGCGCGCAGGACAACGAAGCCGGTTAG
- a CDS encoding CBS domain-containing protein: MNDETIVRVAEVMHRGVDVIDGRATIAEALHAMQYPDNKLMLVRKRDVNDEFGALLLSDIARHVIAPNRAPERVNVYEIMAKPVISVPSRMDIRYCARLLDRFNLSRAPVIDGDEPVGVVSFTGIVLRGLRDRMP, encoded by the coding sequence ATGAACGACGAGACGATCGTGCGCGTCGCCGAGGTCATGCACCGTGGTGTCGACGTGATCGACGGCCGCGCGACCATCGCCGAGGCGCTGCACGCGATGCAGTATCCGGACAACAAGCTCATGCTGGTGCGCAAACGCGATGTCAACGACGAGTTCGGCGCCCTGCTGCTGTCGGACATCGCCCGCCACGTCATCGCGCCGAACCGTGCGCCCGAGCGCGTGAACGTCTACGAAATCATGGCCAAGCCCGTGATCAGCGTGCCGTCGCGAATGGATATCCGCTACTGCGCGCGGCTGCTCGACCGCTTCAACCTGTCCCGCGCCCCGGTGATCGACGGCGACGAACCGGTCGGGGTGGTCAGCTTCACCGGCATCGTGCTGCGCGGCCTGCGCGACCGCATGCCCTGA
- a CDS encoding carboxypeptidase regulatory-like domain-containing protein, whose protein sequence is MRAALFAILVCAGLARMGHAQSTDPVIEHLLVAIVLDGREVATLEVLRDRHFWLPLERFCELTGIDWSRRTDGRHHLTTPLGEADASAAETLEVDGLHYLSETFIRQRLAIGFDFRPSAYAIRLDLPWSTRRRQRADRETPVAPDFEPQSASLSVLSVETRWEDSNRRDERLTTDALLGGGLYGGRWLVRGRHSDRTDFDFYDYAWLRRDGDRLWLVGHQYLHLDPLLPGLELTGVQAAWTDHPNAIFQRRLQPGELLPRALRPLERFAGHGPPGGRAQLRVDGRTIAVQPILLNGEYDFDGVSLGTSGYGRIEVYLFEHGSNGIPTGIDDHSQALSANLLPAGVRLVQGGLGVSGNPLSDRVSRSESDGAAGFAQARWGWTRDLTLETTVQSDSEREFASAGLVWRFGARWLASTAVAVGESGFGTRATLDARWPAWRLRAFSIFREAGFLDPDAEQTHDHYAELSRRFDRRLELALIGRARRSDDRRVTFLRPAAQWRPNARLALSIRPDEDGDYVADLNYTLSADTRLSVHHQDAVWAELDQRISPYWRLRVFGRDGGDAPARYGALARWQANDPRRPFAEFGPLYSEGSTGWQGALGMEPTPGLTLRLDWQDDPAPYGTDGTGEQRIFLTMRLDYALVGGRLQPARATRIDERFGILAGRIEAPATYRGRLGDIAVLVDGRVVARTSADGSYFADRIAEGVREVDLDAEHLPIELELQHRGRLARVAPAATTRVDFDTRVFYGVAGRVRDADGQSVPEVVVKLTTADGHELRRAVTDRFGLYRLDRVAPGNYQLRINGHVRQSLHVDGHRFGQDLVVPPSGP, encoded by the coding sequence GTGCGGGCGGCCCTCTTCGCGATCCTCGTCTGTGCCGGTCTGGCGCGGATGGGCCACGCGCAGTCGACCGATCCGGTCATTGAGCATCTGCTCGTTGCAATCGTGCTCGATGGCCGCGAGGTCGCGACGCTTGAAGTCCTGCGCGACCGGCATTTCTGGCTGCCGCTGGAACGCTTCTGCGAGCTGACCGGAATCGACTGGAGCCGCCGGACGGACGGCCGCCACCACCTGACGACCCCGCTCGGCGAAGCGGACGCCTCCGCGGCCGAGACGCTGGAGGTCGATGGTCTGCACTACCTCTCCGAGACGTTCATCCGGCAGCGTCTCGCGATTGGATTCGACTTCAGGCCGTCCGCGTATGCGATCCGGCTGGACCTGCCGTGGTCGACCCGCCGGCGGCAACGGGCCGATCGCGAAACTCCCGTCGCGCCGGACTTCGAGCCGCAGTCGGCGAGCCTTTCGGTGCTCTCGGTCGAGACCCGCTGGGAGGACTCGAACCGCCGCGACGAGCGCCTGACCACGGATGCCCTGCTCGGTGGCGGCCTGTACGGCGGGCGCTGGCTGGTGCGCGGGCGCCACTCGGATCGCACGGACTTTGACTTTTACGACTACGCCTGGCTCAGACGCGACGGCGATCGGCTCTGGCTCGTCGGGCATCAGTACCTGCACCTGGACCCGCTCCTGCCGGGCCTGGAACTCACCGGCGTGCAGGCCGCATGGACCGACCACCCGAATGCGATCTTCCAGCGTCGACTGCAGCCGGGCGAACTGCTGCCCCGTGCGCTGCGGCCGCTCGAACGCTTCGCCGGCCACGGTCCGCCGGGCGGTCGCGCACAACTGCGGGTCGACGGGCGCACGATCGCCGTACAGCCGATCCTGCTGAACGGCGAGTACGACTTCGACGGCGTGAGCCTCGGCACCAGCGGCTACGGCCGGATCGAGGTCTACCTGTTCGAACACGGCTCGAACGGCATCCCCACGGGCATCGACGATCACTCGCAGGCGCTGTCGGCGAACCTGCTGCCGGCCGGCGTACGCCTGGTCCAGGGCGGTCTTGGCGTCTCAGGCAATCCGCTATCGGACCGGGTCAGCCGCAGCGAATCCGACGGCGCAGCGGGATTCGCACAGGCGCGCTGGGGCTGGACGCGCGACCTGACCCTCGAGACCACGGTGCAGAGCGATTCCGAACGCGAGTTCGCCAGCGCGGGGCTGGTCTGGCGATTCGGCGCGCGCTGGCTGGCCTCGACCGCGGTCGCGGTCGGTGAGAGCGGCTTCGGCACGCGCGCGACGCTGGACGCGCGCTGGCCCGCCTGGCGCCTGCGAGCGTTCTCGATCTTCCGCGAGGCGGGTTTTCTGGACCCGGACGCGGAGCAGACCCACGACCACTACGCGGAGCTGTCGCGGCGCTTCGATCGCAGGCTGGAACTGGCTCTGATCGGCCGGGCCCGGCGCAGTGACGACCGGCGCGTGACGTTTCTGCGACCGGCGGCACAGTGGCGACCGAACGCGCGCCTGGCGCTCTCGATACGGCCGGACGAGGACGGCGACTATGTCGCGGACCTGAACTACACGCTGAGCGCGGACACGCGCCTGTCCGTGCACCACCAGGACGCAGTCTGGGCGGAACTCGATCAGCGCATCTCGCCGTACTGGCGGCTGAGGGTGTTCGGCCGCGACGGTGGCGATGCACCCGCACGCTACGGGGCGCTCGCGCGCTGGCAGGCCAATGATCCAAGACGGCCGTTTGCCGAGTTCGGACCGCTCTATTCCGAAGGCAGCACCGGCTGGCAGGGGGCGCTGGGCATGGAACCGACGCCGGGTCTCACGCTGCGCCTCGACTGGCAGGATGACCCTGCCCCGTATGGCACGGACGGTACTGGCGAGCAGCGCATCTTCCTGACCATGCGCCTGGATTACGCGCTGGTCGGTGGTCGGCTCCAGCCTGCGCGCGCGACCCGCATCGACGAACGCTTCGGCATCCTCGCCGGGCGCATCGAGGCCCCGGCGACCTACCGCGGTCGCCTGGGCGACATCGCGGTGCTGGTCGACGGTCGCGTCGTTGCACGCACGTCCGCCGATGGCAGCTACTTCGCCGATCGGATCGCCGAGGGTGTCCGCGAGGTCGATCTCGATGCCGAACATCTGCCGATCGAGCTGGAACTCCAGCACCGTGGCCGACTGGCCCGTGTGGCACCGGCCGCGACGACCCGGGTGGATTTCGACACCCGGGTGTTCTACGGCGTCGCCGGACGGGTGCGCGATGCGGACGGCCAGTCCGTTCCGGAAGTGGTGGTCAAACTCACGACCGCCGACGGCCATGAGCTGCGCCGCGCGGTGACCGACCGGTTCGGACTGTACCGCCTCGACCGCGTCGCACCCGGCAACTACCAGCTGCGCATCAACGGCCATGTGCGCCAGTCGCTGCACGTCGACGGGCATCGCTTCGGACAGGACCTCGTCGTGCCGCCGAGCGGTCCGTGA
- a CDS encoding PhoX family phosphatase has protein sequence MNRDDDEDMSNRSGNRPFADVLQVFVSRRKALIGGLAAGAATFFPGLAAAGHRPCGANQRADSLLGFTPVPIAEGSGPWPGIASEYQFDILIPWGDPIEPGGPGFRYPPNAADQALQLGIGHDGMAYFPIHPEDGGSGDGRERVETRARFGRGNRRGLLAINHEFGTNKHVLGKNAPDSLEDVRVSQRAHGVSVVEIEKRDGRWRPVASDYARRIHANTPMAISGPAAGSKALLTPNGNVALGTLANCASGTTPWGTYLTCEENFHAYFGASRLAADWQATAEQARYGFGASGSGYGWHLFDRRFDLSDPGYVNEENRFGWVVEIDPFDATRSPVKRTALGRFKHESAAVAIGRGGRAVVYMGDDDRFDYIYKFVSSGHYRRMLDDGISPLDDGRLYVARFSDNGTGDWLELTIDHPLLAARFSDQAEVLTYARISADLLGATPMDRPEWTTVAPDGHVYCALTHNSRRTTPNAANPLAPNPDGHIIRWMDSEQFVGLGFTWEVFLIAKDTHGGENAFGSPDGLWADPDGRLFIQTDGSQPGGLNDQMLVADIATGDLRRLFTGVTGCEVTGIATTPDRRTMFVNIQHPGNGDPALTNFPAVTDGITVPRDATMVITRKDGGIVGS, from the coding sequence ATGAATCGTGACGATGACGAAGACATGAGCAATCGATCCGGAAATCGGCCGTTTGCGGATGTATTGCAGGTCTTTGTGTCACGCCGGAAGGCGTTGATCGGCGGCTTGGCCGCCGGTGCGGCAACGTTCTTCCCGGGACTTGCCGCCGCCGGTCACCGGCCCTGTGGGGCGAATCAACGGGCCGACTCGTTGCTGGGTTTCACACCCGTACCCATCGCCGAGGGCTCCGGCCCCTGGCCGGGCATCGCGTCCGAATACCAGTTCGATATTCTCATTCCCTGGGGCGACCCGATCGAGCCGGGTGGCCCCGGGTTCCGGTATCCGCCGAATGCCGCGGATCAGGCACTGCAGCTTGGCATCGGTCACGACGGCATGGCGTATTTCCCGATCCATCCGGAAGATGGAGGCTCTGGTGACGGTCGTGAACGCGTCGAAACTCGTGCTCGCTTCGGGCGCGGCAACCGCCGTGGATTGTTGGCCATCAACCACGAATTCGGTACGAATAAGCATGTGCTCGGCAAGAACGCGCCGGATTCGCTGGAGGACGTACGCGTTTCGCAGCGCGCCCACGGGGTCTCGGTCGTCGAGATCGAAAAGCGCGACGGCCGCTGGCGGCCGGTCGCGAGCGATTACGCGCGCCGGATTCACGCCAACACGCCGATGGCAATCAGCGGGCCGGCCGCCGGCTCGAAGGCGCTGCTGACACCGAACGGGAACGTTGCGCTCGGCACGCTCGCCAACTGTGCGAGTGGCACGACTCCCTGGGGCACTTATCTGACCTGCGAAGAGAATTTCCACGCCTACTTCGGCGCCAGCAGGCTTGCGGCGGACTGGCAGGCGACGGCCGAGCAGGCGCGCTACGGATTCGGCGCGAGTGGCTCCGGCTATGGCTGGCACCTGTTTGACCGGCGTTTTGATCTGTCCGATCCGGGTTACGTCAACGAGGAGAACCGCTTCGGCTGGGTGGTCGAGATCGATCCCTTCGACGCGACGCGATCACCCGTCAAGCGCACCGCCCTGGGACGTTTCAAGCACGAAAGTGCCGCAGTCGCCATCGGTCGTGGAGGTCGTGCGGTGGTCTACATGGGCGATGACGACCGCTTCGATTACATCTACAAGTTCGTCTCCTCCGGTCATTACCGGCGGATGCTCGACGACGGGATCAGCCCGCTGGACGACGGCCGGTTGTATGTCGCGAGATTCAGCGACAACGGCACCGGCGACTGGCTCGAGCTGACCATCGACCATCCGTTGCTCGCCGCGCGCTTTTCGGATCAGGCCGAGGTGCTGACCTATGCGCGGATTTCGGCTGATCTGCTGGGCGCCACGCCGATGGATCGTCCGGAATGGACGACCGTCGCGCCCGATGGCCATGTCTATTGCGCCCTGACCCACAACAGTCGCCGCACGACGCCGAATGCGGCCAACCCGCTGGCACCGAATCCTGATGGGCACATCATCCGCTGGATGGATAGCGAGCAGTTCGTCGGTCTGGGCTTTACCTGGGAGGTCTTCCTGATCGCCAAGGACACCCACGGCGGCGAGAACGCCTTCGGTTCGCCGGATGGACTGTGGGCGGACCCGGACGGTCGCCTGTTCATCCAGACCGATGGCTCGCAGCCCGGCGGTCTGAACGATCAGATGCTGGTGGCCGACATTGCCACCGGTGACCTTCGCCGTCTGTTCACCGGCGTCACCGGCTGCGAGGTGACCGGGATCGCCACCACCCCGGATCGACGCACGATGTTCGTCAATATCCAGCACCCGGGAAATGGTGACCCGGCGTTGACCAACTTCCCGGCAGTCACCGACGGCATCACGGTCCCGCGCGACGCGACGATGGTCATCACCCGCAAGGACGGCGGTATAGTCGGGTCTTGA